In one window of Streptomyces sp. FXJ1.172 DNA:
- a CDS encoding glycosyl hydrolase family 95 catalytic domain-containing protein: protein MSHGPVHGTWEPAPATRWEDAFLTGNGHHGALVFGDPNEERVVVTQHTLVRPNGGEHAGPPRLAAELPALQDRLLAGDRTAAEGFTDGRPLQWVQPFHPAFHIRLRVSGAGGAGYRRAVDFAGGEVTAGCAGFGSRVFVSRADDVIVHEITADDLGISLDHRLPGVPAALRVGHGALLTPEGALLSLRARYPGCDRAYTGVTLVAAYGGSTELVAPGVRVTGAERILLLTRVHRHTGEADVVAEARRLQDFLDGGTQAYDDLLARHLHLHSTAYRRVTLDLGADPAERALPGSGLLARPHSQALLERLFAAGRYHLLSGSGLNPPRLTGLWTGDWDTAWSGAFTTNANLNLQTASAPAAALPEVTEALARLVQRQLPDWRENARAIFGARGVVAPTHTDGESGHCYHFAREYPQHLWTAGADWLLRPLVEHDETRGERDPRTAAALAEVAAFYEDFLTRTDSAGHLVVVPSYSPENRPANASWGAVNAAMDLSAARHALLTAARYHPGQAEKWRALADRLPPHRINADGALAEWAWPGLEDTYDHRHLSHLYAVWPLEEINPHDTPDLAAAARRALELRGAENHSAHGHLHHALIAARLKEPDRVAHALRQVLDGDFFHDSLMSAHYPHRDVYNADAAHTLPGVLIETLVQSTPDRLVLLPAVPGFCPSGHLTGVRTRFGAEIDLSWRPDGARAVLRPSRTHRIDLRTSSGSAPLDLVAGEDRVLTLGAW, encoded by the coding sequence ATGAGCCACGGACCGGTCCACGGGACCTGGGAACCCGCCCCCGCGACGCGCTGGGAGGACGCCTTCCTGACCGGGAACGGCCACCATGGCGCCCTTGTGTTCGGTGATCCGAACGAGGAACGGGTCGTCGTCACACAGCACACCCTGGTCCGGCCCAACGGCGGCGAACACGCCGGGCCGCCCCGGCTCGCCGCCGAACTCCCCGCGCTCCAGGACCGGTTGCTCGCCGGTGACCGCACCGCCGCCGAGGGCTTCACCGACGGCCGCCCGCTGCAATGGGTGCAGCCCTTCCACCCCGCCTTCCACATACGGCTGCGCGTATCCGGCGCCGGCGGCGCCGGATACCGCCGGGCCGTCGACTTCGCCGGCGGAGAGGTCACGGCAGGCTGCGCCGGCTTCGGCAGCCGCGTCTTCGTCTCCCGCGCGGACGACGTGATCGTGCACGAGATCACGGCCGACGACCTCGGCATCAGCCTGGACCACCGGCTGCCGGGCGTACCGGCCGCACTGCGGGTCGGCCACGGCGCGCTGCTCACCCCCGAGGGCGCCCTGCTCAGCCTGCGCGCCCGCTACCCGGGCTGCGACCGCGCCTACACCGGCGTCACCCTCGTCGCCGCGTACGGGGGCAGCACCGAACTCGTCGCGCCGGGCGTCCGCGTCACCGGCGCCGAGCGGATCCTGTTGCTCACCCGCGTCCACCGGCACACCGGCGAGGCGGACGTGGTCGCCGAGGCCCGCCGGCTCCAGGACTTCCTCGACGGCGGCACGCAGGCGTACGACGACCTCCTCGCCCGCCATCTGCACCTGCACTCCACCGCCTACCGGCGGGTCACGCTCGACCTCGGCGCCGACCCCGCCGAACGCGCCCTGCCCGGCTCCGGGCTGCTGGCGCGTCCGCACAGCCAGGCCCTGCTGGAACGGCTCTTCGCCGCCGGCCGCTACCACCTGCTGAGCGGCAGCGGCCTCAACCCGCCCCGGCTCACCGGACTGTGGACGGGCGACTGGGACACCGCCTGGTCCGGGGCGTTCACCACCAACGCCAACCTCAACCTCCAGACCGCCTCCGCCCCGGCCGCCGCGCTGCCCGAGGTCACCGAGGCGCTTGCCCGGCTCGTCCAGCGGCAGCTGCCCGACTGGCGCGAGAACGCCCGTGCGATCTTCGGCGCCCGGGGCGTCGTCGCGCCCACCCACACCGACGGCGAGTCCGGCCACTGCTACCACTTCGCCCGTGAGTACCCCCAGCACCTCTGGACGGCCGGCGCCGACTGGCTGCTCCGCCCCCTCGTCGAGCACGACGAGACCCGTGGCGAGCGGGACCCGCGCACCGCCGCCGCCCTCGCCGAGGTCGCCGCCTTCTACGAGGACTTCCTCACCCGCACCGACTCGGCGGGACACCTCGTCGTCGTCCCCTCCTACTCACCCGAGAACCGGCCCGCGAACGCAAGCTGGGGTGCGGTCAACGCGGCGATGGACCTGTCCGCGGCCCGGCACGCCCTGCTCACCGCCGCCCGCTACCACCCCGGACAGGCCGAGAAGTGGCGGGCGTTGGCCGACCGGCTGCCACCGCACCGGATCAACGCCGACGGGGCCCTGGCCGAATGGGCCTGGCCCGGCCTCGAGGACACCTACGACCACCGCCACCTCAGCCACCTCTACGCCGTCTGGCCCCTGGAGGAGATCAACCCCCACGACACTCCGGACCTGGCCGCCGCCGCCCGCCGCGCCCTCGAACTGCGCGGCGCCGAGAACCACTCCGCCCACGGCCATCTGCACCACGCCCTGATCGCGGCCCGCCTGAAGGAACCCGACCGGGTCGCCCACGCCCTGCGCCAGGTGCTGGACGGCGACTTCTTCCACGACTCGCTGATGAGCGCCCACTACCCGCACCGGGACGTCTACAACGCGGACGCCGCGCACACCCTGCCCGGCGTCCTGATCGAGACGCTCGTCCAGTCGACCCCGGACCGCCTGGTCCTGCTGCCCGCCGTGCCCGGCTTCTGCCCGTCCGGCCACCTCACCGGCGTGCGGACCCGGTTCGGCGCCGAGATCGACCTGAGCTGGCGCCCGGACGGCGCCCGGGCCGTCCTCAGACCGAGCCGTACCCACCGCATCGACCTTCGGACTTCCTCCGGCAGTGCGCCGCTCGACCTCGTCGCCGGAGAAGACCGCGTCCTCACCCTGGGGGCGTGGTAA
- a CDS encoding beta-galactosidase — protein sequence MRPALADATRGRILFGGDYNPEQWPEETWPEDVRLMQQARVNSVTLGVFSWSRLEPEPGAREFGWLDRLMDLLHEGGIGVVLATPTAAPPPWMGRLHPDTLPRDADGRREWWGGRQHFSHSSATYRRYAAAITEDLAARYGSHPALTMWHINNEYCTFDHGDEAAAAFRRWLREKYGTLDALNTAWGTAFWSQRYDTWDGILPARRAHYLKNPAQVLDFRRFTSDMLLECFTAERDIIRRYTPHIPVTSNFMPLWIGQDAWRWAAEEDVVSVDLYPDPRDPLGGQRGALVQDLTRSQARGPWMLMEQAAGPVNFRGVNHPKPRGLGRLWSLQAVARGADAVCYFQWRQSLQGAEKFHSGMVGHAGEQGRTYQEVRRLGAELAAIGDEVTGHQVGSHVAILHDWHSWWAGAHEGRLSVRVELPEVLTAWHRALWEAHLTTDFAHPEHDLSGYRLVVVPQLYLLTDAAVDNLLRYVHGGGTLVCGFFTGIADEDDRIRPGGMDARLRELFGIRTLHEWWPLEAEESVECEGFRGTLWSEEIEPEPGAAETVPYRGGELDGLPAVLRRGRAWYVSTLPEPDALRSLLASAAAEAGVRPVLEGLPAGVEAVRRGELLFLLNHGREPVTVEVPGSHHDLLGGEKVTGSLTLGRYGVAVLRP from the coding sequence ATGAGACCGGCGCTCGCCGACGCCACCCGGGGCCGGATCCTCTTCGGCGGCGACTACAACCCCGAGCAGTGGCCCGAGGAGACCTGGCCCGAGGACGTCCGGCTGATGCAGCAGGCCCGGGTCAACTCCGTCACGCTCGGCGTCTTCTCCTGGTCCCGGCTCGAACCCGAGCCGGGGGCACGGGAGTTCGGCTGGCTCGACCGGCTGATGGATCTGCTGCACGAGGGCGGGATCGGTGTCGTCCTCGCCACCCCGACCGCCGCCCCGCCGCCCTGGATGGGCCGGCTGCATCCGGACACGCTGCCCCGGGACGCCGACGGGCGCAGGGAGTGGTGGGGCGGCCGGCAGCACTTCTCGCACTCCAGCGCCACCTACCGGCGCTACGCCGCCGCCATCACCGAGGACCTGGCCGCCCGCTACGGCAGCCACCCGGCCCTCACGATGTGGCACATCAACAACGAGTACTGCACCTTCGACCACGGCGACGAGGCGGCCGCCGCCTTCCGCCGCTGGCTCAGGGAGAAGTACGGCACCCTCGACGCGCTCAACACGGCCTGGGGCACGGCCTTCTGGAGCCAGCGCTACGACACCTGGGACGGCATACTGCCGGCCCGGCGCGCCCACTACCTGAAGAACCCGGCCCAGGTGCTGGACTTCAGGCGGTTCACCTCCGACATGCTCCTGGAGTGCTTCACCGCCGAACGTGACATCATCCGCCGGTACACCCCGCACATCCCCGTGACCAGCAACTTCATGCCGCTGTGGATCGGCCAGGATGCCTGGCGCTGGGCTGCGGAGGAGGATGTCGTCTCCGTCGACCTCTATCCCGATCCGCGTGATCCGCTGGGCGGGCAGCGCGGGGCGCTCGTGCAGGACCTGACCCGCTCGCAGGCCCGCGGGCCGTGGATGCTCATGGAGCAGGCGGCCGGGCCGGTCAACTTCCGCGGGGTCAACCACCCCAAGCCGCGCGGCCTGGGCCGGCTGTGGTCCCTCCAGGCCGTCGCCCGGGGCGCCGACGCCGTCTGCTACTTCCAGTGGCGCCAGTCCCTCCAGGGCGCCGAGAAGTTCCACTCCGGGATGGTCGGGCACGCGGGGGAGCAGGGCCGCACGTACCAGGAGGTCCGGCGGCTCGGCGCCGAACTGGCCGCCATCGGCGATGAGGTGACTGGTCATCAGGTCGGCTCGCACGTCGCGATCCTGCACGACTGGCACTCCTGGTGGGCCGGCGCGCACGAGGGGCGGCTGTCGGTCCGGGTGGAGCTGCCGGAGGTGCTGACCGCCTGGCACCGGGCCCTGTGGGAGGCCCACCTCACCACCGACTTCGCCCACCCGGAACACGACCTGTCCGGCTACCGGCTCGTCGTCGTCCCCCAGCTCTACCTCCTCACCGACGCGGCCGTGGACAACCTCCTCCGCTACGTCCACGGCGGCGGCACCCTGGTCTGCGGCTTCTTCACCGGCATCGCCGACGAGGACGACCGGATCAGGCCCGGCGGCATGGACGCCCGGCTGCGCGAGCTGTTCGGCATCCGCACCCTGCACGAATGGTGGCCGCTGGAGGCGGAGGAGAGCGTCGAGTGCGAGGGCTTTCGCGGCACGCTGTGGTCGGAGGAGATCGAACCCGAGCCCGGCGCCGCCGAGACCGTGCCGTACCGGGGCGGGGAACTGGACGGGCTGCCCGCCGTGCTGCGCAGGGGCCGCGCCTGGTACGTCTCCACGCTGCCCGAGCCGGACGCGCTGCGCTCCCTGCTCGCCTCCGCCGCCGCCGAGGCGGGAGTGCGCCCGGTGCTGGAGGGGCTGCCGGCCGGTGTCGAGGCGGTGCGCCGGGGCGAGCTGCTGTTCCTGCTGAACCACGGCCGGGAGCCGGTCACCGTCGAGGTCCCCGGCAGCCATCACGATCTGCTCGGCGGCGAGAAGGTGACCGGCTCGCTCACGCTCGGCCGCTACGGCGTGGCGGTGCTGCGGCCATGA